From the Kogia breviceps isolate mKogBre1 chromosome 15, mKogBre1 haplotype 1, whole genome shotgun sequence genome, one window contains:
- the HCAR1 gene encoding hydroxycarboxylic acid receptor 1 translates to MENGSCCLIQGDPVSQVMPPLLILAFVLGVLGNGIALCGFCFHMKTWKPSTIYLFNLAVADFLLVICLPFRTDYYRRHRQWAFEDIPCRVALFMMATNRAGSIVFLTVVAVDRYFKVVHPHHVVNAISNRAAAGIVCALWTMVILGTLPLLMESHLCVQGKTATCESFIMESANGWPDVLFQLEFFLPLGIILFCSFKIIWSLKRRQHLARQTRMKKATRFIVVVAAVFVTCYLPSVSARLYFLWTVPTSACNPFVHVALHVTLSFTYVNSMLDPLVYYFSSPSFPKFYSKLKIHSLRPKRLGRSKRPEEMSISNLCHKSCASVANSFQSRSDVQ, encoded by the coding sequence ATGGAAAACGGGTCGTGCTGCCTCATCCAGGGGGACCCCGTCTCCCAGGTGATGCCACCGCTGCTGATCCTGGCCTTCGTGCTGGGCGTGCTGGGCAACGGCATCGCCCTGTGTGGTTTCTGCTTTCACATGAAGACCTGGAAGCCGAGTACTATTTACCTATTCAACCTGGCCGTGGCCGACTTCCTTCTCGTGATCTGCCTGCCCTTTCGGACAGACTACTACCGCAGACACAGGCAGTGGGCCTTCGAGGACATCCCTTGCCGGGTGGCACTCTTCATGATGGCCACGAACAGGGCGGGGAGCATCGTCTTCCTCACGGTGGTGGCTGTGGACAGGTATTTTAAAGTGGTCCACCCCCACCACGTGGTGAATGCCATCTCCAACCGGGCTGCAGCTGGCATCGTCTGTGCCCTTTGGACCATGGTCATCCTGGGGACCCTGCCTCTTTTGATGGAGAGCCATCTGTGTGTGCAAGGGAAGACCGCAACTTGTGAGAGCTTCATCATGGAGTCGGCCAACGGCTGGCCCGACGTCCTGTTCCAGCTGGAATTCTTCCTGCCGCTCGGCATCATCTTGTTCTGCTCCTTCAAGATCATCTGGAGTCTGAAGCGGAGGCAGCACCTGGCCAGGCAGACGCGGATGAAGAAGGCGACCCGCTTCATCGTGGTGGTGGCGGCCGTGTTCGTCACCTGCTACCTGCCCAGCGTGTCGGCCAGGCTCTACTTCCTCTGGACAGTGCCGACCAGCGCCTGCAATCCCTTCGTCCACGTAGCCCTCCATGTCACCCTCAGCTTCACCTACGTGAACAGCATGCTGGACCCCCTGGTGTATTATTTTTCAAGTCCCTCGTTCCCCAAATTCTACTCCAAGCTCAAAATCCACAGTCTGAGACCTAAGCGTCTGGGACGCTCCAAGAGGCCAGAAGAGATGTCCATTTCAAACCTTTGTCACAAGAGTTGCGCCAGCGTGGCAAATAGCTTCCAAAGCCGATCCGATGTGCAGTGA